TTACAGGAGGTGTTTAAACGTGCTTTTAGTCGATGGGAATCGGTGATTCCAGTGAGCTTTATAGAGATAAGTGATTATAGTTATGCTGATATCAAGATAGGATTTTATAACGGTGATCATGGTGACGGAGAACCATTTGATGGGATATTAGGGGTGTTGGCACACTCTTTTTCACCGGAGAGTGGAAAATTTCATCTTGATGCAGCGGAAACTTGGGCCGTTGATTTCGAATCGGAGAAATCAAAGGTCGCAGTTGATTTAGAATCAGTGGCTGTGCATGAAATTGGGCATTTGTTAGGACTGGCGCATTCTTCTGTTAAAGAAGCAGTAATGTACCCTAGTTTGAAACCTAGAAAGAAGAAGGTGGATTTGAGTGTTGATGATATACAAGGAGTTCAAGCTCTTTATGGATCTAACCCTAATTACACACTTGGTTCTCTGTTAGAGTCTGATATTTCTACTAATCAAGCCGTTCGTCTTAGAATTACATCTTCTCCATGGGCCACTTTGACTACGACGTTGTTAACATTGATATACATATTACTTTCTTTCTGCATGTAAAGtttcttaaattctttttccttttgttttaatcTCCCGTGCATATATAGAATCAAACAGACGTATAGATATACAAAATAGGGTATGTAAAATCCTAATTGTCTTTATTCTTTGAATTAGTggtttttcccttttcttttgcacattcttttaatgattttGTGTGATATCAAAAGCTAATAATTAATGCTTGCTTAGACGTATTCTTGCATTAGCAAATCATTTGTGTGCatctttttttcccttttccgGATTTATTCAAGAAAGACAATCATGGTGTCagatttaatatgatattaatatgTGAGTCTTACGTCATAAATATTAAGGTTTAGTTTATTGAAAGAATAAATGTTTGGTGATTGCTTGATGAGGATTAGGAATAGAATGTCCAAAAATGGTTTGGTGAAACACACGCATCTCTTCTTAATTACCATGCATTCTCAATCATGGCGTTTGAGAAAGAGGCTAGGTGGACTAGTTTAAGATGGATAAAATGATTGAAAATCTAACACCCCTGCATCAAaacttttttcaaatataagcaattaatagctaactttcttttatatagatatatatatagtgttaATTTAGAACGTATTGGATAGGACTCCTACTTGTGGTGAAGTATTCTTTTAAGAGTTTTCATAtaactatatatttaaaattcaaatttgagATCTTAGTTaaacgaaaaaaaaaatatttttatattgttatcTGTGTGTTCTTGAatgctaattttatttcttgatatgaacaaaaaaaaatttaattatccaGAGTTTTAAGTGGTTTAGTATACATTAATCACaagcaataataaattatttggatAAAATGTTCTGATATCTTTATAATACTTTGTAATTgctataaaaatgaatatttgaTCGTAAGGTGTgtataaaattgttaaaaaagaataaagaaagaagaagaaaatttccAACAGCATTTATTAATggttatataattaaaaggtCAAGCCTGACTGCTACAACGAGAAGAATTGTCTAATGGAGCAGACCATAATAAGGCATTCAATTGAACATGTTAATAACATAGAGTAAGAAAATGGAATGGATTTATAGAGTGAAAGCCACCTGAAAAGCAAAGGGGACGTCCCCATCAGGTggttcaaattataattttgttcaCCAACTGCGGCTGCTCAGAACCCAAACTCACTTTTCACTtctcctctctctttctttaactataataatacttttaatccagataaattattaacaatagaaaaaaaaaaaaagaataatagaatATGTTTTTTCGCTTTTTCCATGCATTATTCCATTAAGACAGTGTTAAAGTCAAAGATAAGTCTTAACCAATCATAATCTTTGTATTACAATCAAAATGGGCGGCTGTCCATCGCTTTAGGGGCTGCCATTAcagaaaaaaaggaatttaatgaatatattataattaataaaaatataacatatatataaatatcttatttttaaatattaaataatattatatcatttaaaatcaattaatacatattatttatttagtaaaatgCGACACCGTAAAATCCAATACCGATTCTCTTTCATTAGATATTTACATATGTAGTATACATGTGGATACCAACTTGGGGCCCAAAATTGGCCCAAAATAATAGTCCATGagcaactttttttttttaaagattactatgctaatttgatataaaaaattatttacaattaaaaaatttaacatacgtaaattatttttataataaaaataatcatttaaaatcaattttaattgtattatgtaatttaatttaaaataaaatatttcaaagttataaaataaaaattaataaatttaatatattatatgataaagGTCTAGGTGATTTTGTCAAAAGCCGaaagagattttttttcttttaattggaAACTTCTAACTTTCAGAATTTGAATCCATTTTGCAATGGAACCTAGTAAGATGTTatgactatatatatatatatattttattatagataTTGTAGTTTAAGATGGTTACTGCGGAgctatatatgtatatataattctaaattttctagaattagaaaataaaaatttgctTTTGTTTATAATGAATTATAAAGGTAAATGGTGTCATgtatacaaaattattttaggtCTCAtctattagttttaaaattttggtttaaatttatcagtattaatatagtttattCTTGCTTAATTTTCAAGTTCAATGGATATTCATATCATTAGCTTCTTTATTCTCATGCATTAATGCATCCGAAAATACTGAGGgattttccctttttttatGAACAATACTTCAAAATGTCTAAGTTCTTCAAAGTCTTTCTTgaacaataatttattatcagtTTTTCATATAAGTTGACAGGTGAATTAAATGAAATGGCTTGAGCCATTTGAGTACAAGATGAACCTAAGCTTAGGTGAGAACATTTCTACATATCCAATTCAATATTCtatgaaagaagaagaaaacttaATAGTGGGCAGATCCTGGGTTTATTTAAAAGTTTGGCCTAGCAAAAGAGATATACCCATCTATAATTGTGCGCATTAGAGAGGCATGCCAAGGTTTAGTCAGGGATGAATAAAGATTTATCATCTGTATACAACTATGCTAGTCCCAGTTGCAGTTGTAGAAGGATATAATCTTATGCCAGTTGAGAATGAAAGATGTAAGACTGACATAAGTTGATGATTAAACTAACTAGAATTTAGGCCTTATTGGTACACAGTTAGAAATATTGAGGAGCTAAGTAATTCGGCTTAAATTTTTTGGTACGTGAATGAACTAAGTAAAATCCTTGAGCGTcgttattcttttattctttatggTTCCAAAAAACAAACGAAAGAGAGAATTTACGTGTTCCAGTAGACCTTATGGATTTTAAACTGGAATGTAGAAGGTTTACGCATTTCTATCCCAACTAATGTGAAAGGAAAGCTAtaggaaaatatatatatatatatatggaacTGAGCAAATTTCATTGAGGAccactaatttttatattttataataaagatatactaaattttttatttataattatatgattgctaaattttaattttaataatacttATGAATTTTTTCAGCACATTTAGAAGATAAATTACATATATggtcattaaattttatactttataaCAAAAATGTAAAACATTTGATCTGTTATAAACATATGCGATCTAtgtatcttttaaaattaaaattttaatatttttttattataaattataaaatttaatgattgaccatattatttttctatcatacttgctaaaatattcattgctgttattaaaaataaaataccgTAAATGTAACATTTACCCATTCAGTGGTATATCAGTGTTGTACAGCTTGTTAATAAGTTCCAGTTAGGTAGGCTATAAGTTGCTTAGCTTATTTAGGCCATAGGTCTTATATATGGTTTCATATGGTCCCCGGCTCTTCTTTTGGCAACCGGCCCCAACTTCCAAGCCCCCACTTCCCCCGGCCCCCGTCCATATATGAAGGGCAATATCGTATATGGCCGAAAACTTCTCTCTCATTCCTCTGTGCCTTTTCCTCGACAACCGTGAGGGACCATTCTCTCACTCTGTCTCGCACTCGAGGATAAAACGACCGCCACATATATATTTGCACAATTCTTTTATAGTAAGACCTTTGACCACCATACAGTTTTAGCTTGTGTATTGGAAACCTAACCTAATTAACATCGTTCTAATCATACCTTGTGTTTGCCAGAGTAAATAACCCCACTCCATCAAAGTTGTATcatacttttataataatggGTTAATGGGCTTTGATCATATGATCATTTCTCCCAAAACAAACAGTAAAAAGTTTTAAGGGTTGACGTTTTCGATATTAATGATATCCAAGTGTTGCTACAATAGAATGTCAACTTAGTAACTTTTTAATTGCAGAACTGTTCAAGGTCACAAGATTCAACCTAGCTTTACTAATTACAAGTAGGTCAACCAAgtaaaacatataatataaaccATGTTTTATAGTGATTGTCGACTGAGATAGTGCATGCCCCACCTTCAGCGATGTTATCTGGGACTAATTGAAGCCTCAATAGACTAAATTTCACCACTTTATTATGTAAACTTCGAAGAAACTTGGTTTCTATTGGCTAGAAGAgattcattttataattatcaacgAAGAATATGAACTTACTGCCTTAATTAGCCAaccttttcaatttcttttcttcctgaAGGCAAACAAGTAATCATTT
The Ricinus communis isolate WT05 ecotype wild-type chromosome 1, ASM1957865v1, whole genome shotgun sequence DNA segment above includes these coding regions:
- the LOC8265834 gene encoding metalloendoproteinase 4-MMP → MLPCYLYTFLVTFLLLNSPCIASRPIPEFSQTPPATSASNYYNINNYTWRNFNIFLNARRGSHVSGMSQLKRYFHHFGYLPLRDFDNITDTFDVPLESAVFRYQAKLGLPITGELDFNTVSQLMAPRCGVPDTGHKLHVSRNYVYFPGKPRWGRDIPMNLTYAFSPENLISYLKISDLQEVFKRAFSRWESVIPVSFIEISDYSYADIKIGFYNGDHGDGEPFDGILGVLAHSFSPESGKFHLDAAETWAVDFESEKSKVAVDLESVAVHEIGHLLGLAHSSVKEAVMYPSLKPRKKKVDLSVDDIQGVQALYGSNPNYTLGSLLESDISTNQAVRLRITSSPWATLTTTLLTLIYILLSFCM